From Betaproteobacteria bacterium, one genomic window encodes:
- a CDS encoding molybdopterin-dependent oxidoreductase, with protein MGRCDEPSGRDDAIEAAAVSALRHNGPQVGRSVLRKEARAKLTGRAPYVHNLVLPGMLYGKIARSPIAHGRIRRIDTAAARAHPGVHRVLTGEDIRALIPDPHYGPAFHDQPILALDKVRYAGEPVALVLAADPHVAEAAAQSIEVEYEELPAVFDEVAAMTSQAIVHETLKPAGTFPDLKHLAGKRDTNIALDFHLRRGDVNTAFAEAAQVFEHTFKTQQVLHLPLEPFVTVAEPGDGRLTLHTASQSPSFVRIEIARLLGWPENRVRVQVPFLGGGFGAKLYIKLEALVAAAALIVRRPVKVAASMEEQFYTLTKHAATLRIKSGVDGSGRIVARACEVWWNGGAYADIGPRITQKSGFTAPGPYDIDNVTIDSYALYTNLPPAGALRGFGIPQLVWAYESHADMVARAIGMDPLEFRRKNILREGRPQATGTIMRDAALDRVLERLAQRMRWNEPFDRASGTLKRGRGIAIGFKASISPTTSVAIVTVNADASCSLLCSTVDMGQGSDTAMAQIVGEVLGVEAEQVSVVHPDTDVTPYDMATLGSRSTYHMGNAVRRAAEDARDKLLALAGELGLPPETTPIPDLFRKKYGMQAGNVVGMGSFVPAYAPTDHATGQSDNVTPFWMVGATGVEVAVDTETGQFEVTRLVNVADCGKAINPAVVQTQLSGAAIMQLGFSTSEHMLFRDGQLMNASLAEYKIPGMLDVPARIENEAVDGNERGGPFGAKGVGESGTFGVSPAIANAIEDAVGVRLTALPLTAESVYRALRVQCGQPLENE; from the coding sequence ATGGGACGATGCGACGAGCCGAGTGGACGCGATGATGCAATCGAGGCCGCAGCAGTGAGCGCGCTCCGCCACAACGGTCCGCAAGTCGGCCGTTCGGTGCTGCGCAAGGAGGCGCGCGCCAAGCTCACGGGCCGCGCGCCCTACGTGCACAACCTCGTGCTGCCCGGCATGCTGTACGGCAAGATCGCGCGCAGCCCCATCGCGCATGGCCGCATCCGCCGCATCGATACCGCAGCCGCGCGCGCGCATCCCGGCGTGCATCGCGTGCTGACGGGCGAGGACATCCGGGCGCTCATTCCCGATCCGCACTACGGCCCGGCGTTTCACGATCAGCCGATCCTCGCGCTCGACAAGGTGCGCTACGCCGGCGAGCCGGTCGCGCTGGTGCTCGCGGCCGATCCGCACGTGGCCGAGGCGGCCGCACAGTCGATCGAGGTCGAGTACGAGGAGTTGCCCGCAGTCTTCGACGAAGTCGCGGCGATGACCTCGCAGGCCATCGTGCACGAGACGCTCAAGCCCGCCGGAACGTTTCCCGATCTCAAGCACCTGGCCGGCAAGCGCGACACCAATATCGCGCTCGACTTCCATCTGCGCCGCGGTGACGTGAACACCGCGTTCGCCGAGGCCGCGCAGGTCTTCGAGCATACGTTCAAGACGCAGCAGGTGCTGCACCTGCCGCTCGAGCCCTTCGTCACGGTGGCGGAACCGGGCGACGGGCGGCTCACGCTCCATACCGCTTCGCAGAGCCCGTCGTTCGTGCGCATCGAGATCGCGCGCCTGCTCGGCTGGCCGGAGAACCGCGTGCGGGTGCAGGTGCCGTTCCTGGGCGGCGGCTTCGGCGCCAAGCTCTACATCAAGCTGGAAGCGCTGGTCGCCGCGGCGGCGTTGATCGTACGCCGGCCAGTGAAGGTGGCGGCTTCGATGGAAGAGCAGTTCTACACGCTCACCAAGCATGCGGCCACGCTGCGCATCAAAAGCGGTGTGGACGGCAGCGGCCGCATCGTCGCGCGTGCATGCGAGGTGTGGTGGAACGGCGGCGCGTATGCCGACATCGGTCCGCGCATCACGCAGAAGTCGGGCTTCACCGCGCCCGGCCCATACGATATCGATAACGTGACGATCGATTCCTACGCGCTCTATACCAATCTGCCGCCTGCCGGGGCGCTGCGGGGCTTCGGCATCCCGCAGCTGGTGTGGGCTTACGAGAGCCATGCGGACATGGTTGCGCGCGCGATCGGCATGGATCCGCTCGAATTCCGCCGCAAGAACATTCTGCGCGAAGGCCGGCCGCAGGCAACCGGGACCATCATGCGCGATGCGGCGCTGGATCGGGTGCTGGAGCGGCTCGCGCAGCGCATGCGCTGGAACGAGCCCTTCGATCGCGCTAGCGGCACGCTCAAGCGCGGGCGCGGGATCGCGATCGGCTTCAAGGCGAGCATTTCGCCCACCACATCGGTTGCGATCGTGACCGTCAACGCCGACGCGAGCTGTAGCCTGCTCTGCAGCACGGTCGACATGGGGCAGGGCTCGGATACCGCGATGGCGCAGATCGTGGGCGAAGTGCTGGGCGTCGAAGCCGAGCAGGTGAGCGTGGTGCATCCCGACACCGACGTGACGCCCTACGACATGGCAACGCTCGGCTCGCGCTCCACCTACCACATGGGCAACGCGGTCAGGCGCGCGGCCGAGGACGCACGCGACAAGCTGCTTGCGCTCGCCGGCGAGCTGGGCTTGCCGCCGGAGACCACGCCGATTCCGGATCTCTTTCGCAAGAAGTACGGCATGCAGGCCGGCAACGTGGTCGGCATGGGAAGCTTCGTCCCGGCGTATGCCCCGACCGATCACGCCACCGGCCAGTCGGACAACGTCACGCCGTTCTGGATGGTGGGGGCGACCGGTGTCGAAGTCGCCGTCGACACCGAGACCGGGCAGTTCGAAGTGACGCGGCTCGTCAACGTGGCCGATTGCGGCAAGGCGATCAATCCCGCGGTGGTTCAGACGCAACTCTCCGGCGCCGCTATCATGCAGCTCGGCTTCAGCACCTCCGAGCACATGCTCTTCCGCGACGGCCAGTTGATGAATGCGTCGCTTGCCGAATACAAGATTCCCGGCATGCTCGATGTGCCGGCTCGGATCGAGAACGAGGCAGTGGACGGCAACGAGCGCGGCGGCCCGTTCGGCGCCAAGGGCGTGGGCGAGAGCGGCACGTTCGGGGTGTCGCCGGCGATCGCGAACGCGATCGAGGATGCGGTCGGTGTGCGCCTGACCGCGCTGCCGCTCACCGCCGAGAGCGTGTACCGGGCGCTGCGCGTCCAGTGCGGCCAGCCGCTGGAAAACGAATGA
- a CDS encoding UbiD family decarboxylase, whose product MSAATGNPLDLRVWLEEARRLGELRDVEGADWNLELGTVSELNVKKTNPPALLFDRIPGYPAGYRVLTCSTSSPARLASILRLGPEQSHHGLVQKLRGRPAQWQARAAQFKPVGVEGGPVFDNAVSGADLDLFAFPSPLWHEGDGGRYIGTGCMVVTRDYDSDWINVGTYRVMIHDRNHVGLDMIPGKHGAIQYRKHMAAGKPFPVCIVLGADPLGYLVSGIEVPFGMCEYDYIGAILNEPVAVVKGALTGLPLPAASEIVLEGWAQPGDERIEGPFGEFHGYYPGKAATAPAVKIERIYFRNDPIMIGSPPAKPPNDYSYSKAVMRSALLFDALAAAGVPDVAAVWAHEIGGARMFNVVAIKQRYAGHARQAGHILNQCGVGAYMSRYSVVVDEDIDPSNLQEVMWAVATRTDPALDIDIIQRGMGSKNDPMSIAYPYAAPLSSKAIIDACRPYDFLHEFPAVAEASKELQEKIRAKWKDLL is encoded by the coding sequence ATGAGCGCCGCCACCGGCAATCCGCTCGACTTGCGCGTCTGGCTGGAGGAAGCGCGGCGCCTGGGCGAGCTGCGCGATGTCGAAGGCGCCGACTGGAATCTCGAGCTCGGCACGGTCAGCGAGCTGAACGTCAAGAAAACCAACCCGCCTGCCCTGCTGTTCGACCGTATCCCGGGCTATCCCGCGGGCTATCGTGTGCTCACCTGCAGCACGTCGAGCCCGGCGCGGCTTGCTTCCATCCTGCGGCTCGGGCCCGAGCAAAGCCACCATGGGCTGGTGCAGAAGCTGCGCGGCAGGCCGGCGCAATGGCAGGCGCGTGCTGCGCAGTTCAAGCCGGTCGGGGTAGAAGGCGGGCCGGTGTTCGACAACGCAGTGAGCGGGGCCGACCTGGATCTGTTCGCGTTCCCGTCGCCGCTTTGGCACGAAGGCGATGGCGGGCGCTACATCGGCACGGGCTGCATGGTGGTGACGCGCGATTACGACAGCGACTGGATCAACGTCGGCACCTACCGGGTGATGATTCACGACCGCAACCACGTCGGGCTCGACATGATTCCGGGCAAGCACGGCGCGATCCAGTATCGCAAGCACATGGCCGCGGGCAAGCCCTTCCCGGTGTGCATCGTGCTCGGCGCCGATCCGCTCGGCTACCTGGTGTCGGGGATCGAGGTGCCATTCGGCATGTGCGAATACGACTACATCGGGGCGATCCTGAACGAGCCGGTCGCCGTGGTGAAGGGCGCGCTCACCGGGCTGCCTCTTCCGGCAGCCTCGGAGATCGTGCTCGAAGGCTGGGCGCAGCCGGGCGACGAGCGCATCGAAGGACCGTTCGGCGAATTCCACGGCTACTACCCCGGCAAGGCCGCCACCGCGCCTGCGGTGAAGATCGAGCGCATCTACTTCCGAAACGATCCGATCATGATCGGCAGTCCGCCCGCCAAGCCGCCGAACGACTATTCGTATTCGAAGGCGGTCATGCGCTCGGCACTGCTGTTCGATGCGCTGGCCGCGGCCGGCGTGCCCGACGTCGCCGCAGTCTGGGCGCACGAGATCGGCGGCGCGCGCATGTTCAACGTGGTCGCGATCAAGCAACGCTACGCCGGGCATGCGCGTCAGGCCGGCCACATCCTCAACCAGTGCGGGGTCGGCGCCTACATGTCGCGCTACTCGGTGGTGGTGGATGAGGACATCGATCCGTCGAACCTGCAGGAAGTGATGTGGGCGGTGGCGACGCGCACCGATCCGGCGCTCGACATCGACATCATCCAGCGCGGCATGGGCTCGAAGAACGACCCGATGTCGATTGCCTACCCGTATGCGGCGCCGTTGAGCTCCAAGGCGATCATCGACGCCTGCCGGCCGTACGATTTCCTGCACGAGTTCCCCGCCGTGGCCGAAGCGAGCAAGGAGCTGCAGGAGAAGATCCGCGCGAAATGGAAGGACCTGCTCTGA
- a CDS encoding tripartite tricarboxylate transporter substrate binding protein: MEGPALRSRPHQGEHNMPRFTTLLFGASLLAAAAGLQAQDYPTKPIRVLVPFAPGGVVDTSTRILTNKLTERLGWTFVIDNRPGGNGFIAVGIAAKAPADGYTLLCAHTGEFSVNPVVLKNVPYDLDRDFTPITMLSDAAMAVVVSTASGIGGFKELVAAAKAKPGEVTYGSPGTGSVNQLAAEWIAAAAGIKLLHVPYKGGAPAVAAVAGGEVAFTVAGIPGVIAHLKSDRVKVIGVTTAKRSPHGPDWMTPQEAGIPGVDASIWVGLFAPKGLPKSVVDKLYAETRATLKLPDVCERYATVGAADTIGMPPAEFHARIKRDLETYRKVARQVGIQPQ, from the coding sequence ATGGAAGGACCTGCTCTGAGGAGCAGGCCGCATCAGGGAGAGCACAACATGCCGCGTTTCACCACCCTCCTCTTCGGCGCGAGCTTGCTGGCAGCCGCCGCTGGCCTGCAGGCGCAGGATTACCCGACCAAGCCCATCCGCGTCCTGGTGCCGTTCGCGCCCGGCGGCGTGGTCGACACCTCCACCCGCATCCTCACCAACAAGCTCACCGAGCGGCTCGGCTGGACCTTCGTCATCGACAACCGTCCCGGCGGCAATGGCTTCATCGCAGTCGGCATCGCGGCAAAGGCGCCAGCCGACGGCTACACGCTGCTGTGCGCGCACACCGGCGAGTTCTCGGTGAACCCGGTCGTGCTCAAGAACGTGCCGTATGACCTCGATCGCGACTTCACGCCCATTACCATGCTGAGTGACGCCGCCATGGCGGTGGTGGTCAGCACCGCGTCCGGCATCGGCGGCTTCAAGGAGCTGGTGGCTGCCGCCAAGGCCAAGCCGGGGGAAGTGACCTACGGCTCGCCGGGCACGGGATCGGTCAACCAGCTGGCCGCCGAATGGATCGCCGCCGCGGCAGGCATCAAGCTGCTGCACGTGCCCTACAAGGGCGGCGCACCGGCCGTGGCCGCCGTCGCAGGCGGCGAGGTCGCCTTCACCGTGGCCGGCATTCCCGGGGTCATTGCGCATCTGAAATCCGACCGCGTCAAGGTGATCGGGGTGACGACGGCCAAGCGCTCGCCGCACGGGCCCGACTGGATGACGCCGCAGGAGGCCGGCATACCCGGAGTGGACGCCTCGATCTGGGTTGGATTGTTCGCACCCAAGGGCCTGCCGAAGTCGGTCGTCGACAAGCTTTACGCGGAAACGCGCGCGACACTGAAACTTCCGGACGTGTGCGAACGCTACGCGACCGTTGGCGCCGCCGATACCATTGGCATGCCGCCGGCGGAGTTCCATGCGCGGATCAAGCGCGATCTCGAAACCTATCGCAAGGTGGCCCGTCAGGTCGGCATCCAGCCGCAGTAA
- a CDS encoding prolyl oligopeptidase family serine peptidase, with translation MLRIGGSLAHAPGTDPRRASDRKVLDRFDRAFFPMQTLTTLEKLVLTVALAAATVTSWAAPAIPRSEIERKPMRLLAVFEGGAAIELEALLVKPAAEARYPLALITHGSPRQSEARRRMSAAQMSFQAEELARRGYVAVVVMRRGYGTSEGSWDESSGRCDSADHERAARESARDLRAALRALASHPQVDATRTIVIGQSAGGIGTLALAADPPPGLKAVVNFAGGRGSRAPNEICREDRLIEAYAAFGKAARVPSLWIYTENDHYFGPELARRMFAAYREKGGVGELRLLPAFGEDGHALFARRGGVPQWRPLLDAFLRKNDLPTWDSPPTEPSVAQLPAPEVLATEYLQQWHRYLESSDNKAFAISPTGRFAWRSGRYTPAAARTAALDACGLQSCRLYSQNDTLVSETLVSR, from the coding sequence ATGCTCCGAATTGGAGGGAGCTTGGCTCATGCACCGGGTACAGATCCTCGGCGGGCGTCCGATAGAAAGGTTCTGGATCGTTTTGATCGCGCTTTTTTCCCCATGCAGACGCTGACCACGCTCGAGAAGCTCGTGCTGACCGTGGCGCTTGCGGCCGCAACCGTCACCAGTTGGGCCGCGCCCGCCATCCCGCGCAGCGAGATCGAGCGCAAGCCGATGCGGCTGCTGGCGGTTTTCGAGGGGGGCGCGGCGATCGAGCTCGAAGCGCTGCTCGTCAAGCCGGCAGCCGAGGCGCGCTATCCGCTGGCGCTCATCACCCACGGCTCGCCGCGGCAGAGCGAGGCGCGGCGCCGGATGTCGGCTGCGCAGATGTCCTTCCAGGCTGAGGAACTGGCGCGGCGCGGTTACGTCGCCGTGGTGGTGATGCGGCGGGGCTACGGCACATCCGAAGGCAGCTGGGACGAGTCGTCCGGCCGCTGCGATTCCGCCGACCACGAACGCGCGGCACGCGAAAGCGCGCGTGATTTGCGCGCGGCCCTGCGCGCGCTCGCATCTCATCCGCAGGTCGATGCGACCCGGACGATCGTCATCGGCCAGTCGGCGGGCGGCATCGGCACCCTCGCGCTGGCGGCCGATCCGCCCCCGGGGTTGAAGGCGGTGGTGAACTTCGCCGGCGGCCGCGGCTCGCGCGCGCCGAACGAGATCTGCCGCGAAGACCGTCTGATCGAAGCCTACGCAGCATTCGGCAAGGCGGCGCGCGTGCCGAGCTTGTGGATCTACACCGAGAACGACCACTATTTCGGCCCGGAGCTCGCTCGGCGCATGTTCGCCGCCTACCGGGAAAAAGGCGGCGTCGGCGAATTGCGCCTGTTGCCGGCGTTCGGCGAAGACGGCCATGCCCTATTCGCCCGCCGCGGCGGTGTGCCGCAATGGCGGCCCCTGCTCGACGCGTTCCTGCGCAAAAACGATCTGCCGACCTGGGATTCGCCGCCGACCGAGCCGTCGGTCGCGCAGCTGCCGGCGCCCGAAGTGCTGGCCACGGAATACCTGCAGCAGTGGCATCGCTACCTGGAGTCGTCCGACAACAAGGCGTTCGCCATCTCGCCCACCGGCCGGTTCGCCTGGCGCTCGGGCCGGTACACCCCGGCCGCGGCGCGCACGGCCGCGCTCGATGCTTGCGGGCTGCAGTCGTGCCGCCTCTACTCGCAGAACGACACGCTGGTATCCGAGACGCTCGTATCGCGCTGA
- a CDS encoding Rieske 2Fe-2S domain-containing protein — protein MPYSPAAAVCRNGGPCSTRSCAKTICRPGIRRRPSRRSRSCRRPKCWPRNTCSSGIATWSRPTTRRSPSRPPAGSPGARAGTPRPRRARPRSMLAGCSRAASTRRTTRWYPRRSYRAEGQRRVDCPRMAESFDKGRLAKSLRDTQQPLERARTLPAPCYHAESIHALEQEALFARHWLAVAREQDLTDAGHFVTRDIGRERVLVVRGHDGCLRAFFNVCRHRGSRLVEEASGRLQQAIACPYHAWTYALDGRLLRAPRMDTGNGAEALALSAMPLARKDGFVFVNFDSAARPLDEALADLPDGSRLGLERLRRVRALEYRVEANWKLVCENYSECYHCPRAHPQLDRLSETSIGGFEQGRCFNGGPMRLRAGFDTLSMSGRSTWPRLGNVGCGADEALVHYYLVYPNLMLGIHPDYLSVHTVWPMSAHASRVSCEISVPRETLTLPGFDPAPVIDFWELTNTQDWALCERVQRGVASRGYRPGPYAPSERCVHAFDAWYAQWLASALASA, from the coding sequence ATGCCCTATTCGCCCGCCGCGGCGGTGTGCCGCAATGGCGGCCCCTGCTCGACGCGTTCCTGCGCAAAAACGATCTGCCGACCTGGGATTCGCCGCCGACCGAGCCGTCGGTCGCGCAGCTGCCGGCGCCCGAAGTGCTGGCCACGGAATACCTGCAGCAGTGGCATCGCTACCTGGAGTCGTCCGACAACAAGGCGTTCGCCATCTCGCCCACCGGCCGGTTCGCCTGGCGCTCGGGCCGGTACACCCCGGCCGCGGCGCGCACGGCCGCGCTCGATGCTTGCGGGCTGCAGTCGTGCCGCCTCTACTCGCAGAACGACACGCTGGTATCCGAGACGCTCGTATCGCGCTGAAGGCCAGCGGCGCGTAGACTGCCCTCGCATGGCAGAAAGCTTCGACAAGGGGCGCCTGGCCAAATCGTTGCGCGATACCCAGCAGCCGCTGGAACGGGCGCGCACGCTGCCCGCGCCGTGCTACCACGCCGAGTCGATTCACGCGCTGGAGCAAGAGGCGCTCTTCGCGCGGCATTGGTTGGCCGTCGCGCGCGAACAAGATCTGACCGACGCCGGCCATTTCGTGACCCGCGACATCGGCCGGGAACGGGTGCTGGTGGTGCGCGGTCACGACGGCTGCCTGCGCGCCTTCTTCAACGTCTGCCGCCATCGCGGGTCGCGTCTGGTGGAGGAAGCGAGCGGGCGCTTGCAGCAGGCGATCGCCTGCCCGTATCACGCCTGGACCTACGCGCTGGACGGTCGGCTGTTGCGGGCGCCGCGAATGGATACGGGTAATGGCGCCGAAGCGCTCGCCTTGAGCGCCATGCCGCTCGCGCGTAAGGACGGCTTCGTGTTCGTCAATTTCGATAGTGCGGCGAGGCCACTGGACGAGGCGCTTGCCGACCTGCCCGACGGATCGCGCTTGGGCCTGGAGCGGCTGCGGCGCGTGCGCGCGCTCGAATACCGCGTCGAGGCGAACTGGAAGCTCGTGTGCGAAAACTACAGCGAGTGCTACCACTGCCCGCGCGCGCATCCGCAGCTCGACCGTTTGAGCGAGACTTCGATCGGCGGCTTCGAACAGGGCCGCTGCTTCAACGGCGGGCCGATGCGCCTGCGCGCGGGTTTCGATACGCTCTCGATGAGTGGGCGTAGCACCTGGCCGCGGTTAGGCAATGTGGGTTGCGGCGCGGACGAAGCTCTCGTGCACTACTATCTCGTTTATCCGAACCTGATGCTCGGCATACATCCCGACTACCTGAGCGTGCATACGGTATGGCCTATGAGCGCGCACGCTTCGCGCGTTTCGTGCGAGATTTCCGTGCCGCGCGAGACGCTCACTTTGCCGGGCTTCGACCCGGCGCCGGTGATCGACTTCTGGGAGCTCACGAACACGCAGGATTGGGCTTTGTGCGAGCGGGTGCAACGCGGCGTCGCTTCGCGCGGTTACCGGCCCGGCCCGTATGCGCCGAGCGAGCGCTGCGTACATGCTTTCGACGCATGGTATGCGCAGTGGCTCGCATCGGCCCTCGCCAGCGCATGA
- a CDS encoding tripartite tricarboxylate transporter substrate binding protein has product MVPSASLAAEPWPARPVRFVMSAPAGSSIDVLGRVLGSRMKAAFDQPFVVENLPGAGGTLAMTAVARAAPDGHTFGIGFNGPLAFAPFLYSRLAYDPQKDLRPVVLTTAQPNVLAVAATLPVKSVAELIAYARARPGQLNYASVGSGSSSHLTMALMRAMSGLDIVHVPYNGSPPALNALASGDAHMIFAVPTAIGPLAQAGKVRMLAVTSARRWPLLPQLPTIAESGLAGFDSTAWNGVVAPDGTVADIVQRLNRAMNAALRDPGVKARLNAAGLDPVGGSPEAFGALIRAEADKWGPIIRRTGARVD; this is encoded by the coding sequence ATGGTGCCGTCGGCGAGCTTGGCGGCCGAGCCCTGGCCCGCGAGGCCGGTGCGCTTCGTCATGTCGGCGCCTGCGGGCAGCTCCATCGACGTGCTCGGCCGCGTGCTCGGCAGCCGCATGAAGGCGGCATTCGATCAACCCTTCGTGGTGGAGAACCTGCCCGGCGCCGGCGGCACGCTGGCGATGACGGCGGTCGCGCGCGCGGCACCGGACGGCCATACGTTCGGGATCGGCTTCAACGGCCCGCTCGCTTTCGCGCCCTTTCTCTACAGCCGGCTTGCCTACGACCCGCAGAAGGATCTTCGGCCCGTCGTGCTCACGACCGCGCAGCCCAACGTGCTGGCGGTGGCCGCCACGCTGCCCGTGAAGTCGGTGGCCGAGCTGATCGCTTATGCGCGCGCCCGGCCGGGCCAGCTCAACTACGCCTCGGTGGGCAGCGGCAGCTCGTCGCACCTGACCATGGCGCTCATGCGCGCGATGAGTGGGCTCGATATCGTGCACGTGCCGTACAACGGTTCTCCTCCCGCCCTCAATGCCCTCGCGAGCGGCGATGCGCACATGATCTTCGCGGTGCCGACCGCGATCGGCCCGCTGGCGCAGGCGGGAAAGGTGCGCATGCTCGCGGTCACGAGCGCGCGCCGCTGGCCGCTCCTGCCGCAGTTGCCCACGATCGCCGAATCCGGCCTGGCCGGGTTCGACTCGACGGCGTGGAACGGCGTGGTGGCGCCGGACGGCACGGTTGCCGACATCGTGCAGCGGCTCAACCGGGCGATGAACGCCGCGCTGCGTGATCCCGGCGTGAAAGCGCGGCTGAATGCCGCGGGGCTCGATCCCGTGGGCGGGAGCCCCGAAGCGTTCGGCGCGCTGATCCGCGCGGAAGCCGACAAATGGGGGCCGATCATCCGCCGCACCGGCGCCAGGGTCGATTAG
- a CDS encoding alpha/beta fold hydrolase, translating into MPYVRVDGVRLYYEEAGTGTPVVFVHEFAGDLRSWEPQLRFFARRYRCIVFNARGYPPSDVPASASKYSQAIHVDDIVGVLDALEIRKAHIVGCSMGGYAAIHFALRYARRAFSATAIGAGFGSDPDKRDQFLGDTEAQARRFDQLGMPKAVQDYKVGPSRVQYLTRDPRGFAEFAAQFEAHSARGSAHTLRGVQAKRPTVYELEKGLRTCKLPLLVVSGDEDDNCLEPGIFIKRVCMSANLLVVPATGHAVNLEEPDFFNRALLDFLTAVDTGAWRPRDPRSLGRSTLSNKG; encoded by the coding sequence ATGCCTTATGTCCGCGTCGACGGTGTGCGGCTTTACTACGAGGAGGCCGGCACGGGCACGCCGGTGGTGTTCGTACACGAGTTCGCCGGCGACCTCCGCAGCTGGGAGCCGCAATTGCGGTTCTTCGCACGCCGCTATCGCTGCATCGTCTTCAACGCGCGCGGCTATCCGCCTTCCGATGTGCCGGCATCGGCTTCGAAGTACTCTCAAGCCATCCATGTCGACGACATTGTCGGTGTGCTCGACGCACTCGAGATCCGCAAGGCGCACATCGTCGGCTGCTCCATGGGCGGCTATGCGGCGATTCACTTCGCGCTGCGTTACGCGCGGCGGGCATTTTCGGCGACAGCCATCGGCGCGGGCTTCGGCTCCGATCCGGACAAGCGTGATCAGTTCCTCGGCGATACGGAGGCGCAGGCGCGGCGCTTCGACCAGCTCGGGATGCCGAAGGCGGTGCAGGATTACAAGGTAGGCCCGTCGCGCGTCCAGTACTTGACGCGCGACCCGCGTGGATTCGCCGAGTTCGCGGCGCAGTTCGAAGCGCACTCCGCGCGCGGCTCGGCCCATACGCTGCGCGGCGTGCAGGCGAAGCGCCCGACCGTCTACGAGCTGGAGAAGGGATTGCGCACCTGCAAGCTGCCGCTGCTGGTGGTCTCCGGCGACGAGGACGACAACTGCCTCGAGCCCGGAATCTTCATCAAGCGCGTATGCATGAGCGCCAATCTGCTCGTAGTGCCCGCGACCGGCCACGCGGTGAACTTGGAAGAGCCGGATTTCTTCAACCGCGCGCTGCTCGATTTCCTCACCGCGGTCGACACCGGCGCATGGCGCCCGCGCGATCCGCGCTCGCTCGGAAGATCGACCTTGTCGAATAAAGGCTAG
- a CDS encoding iron-containing alcohol dehydrogenase, whose translation MGRAAPPRVAHRMASCRPHRPERQSWRPPIEERRMRAYDFRAANYPVRLYSGQDAAANIKTEVARNRGQRAFILCGRTLARKTALIERMRERLGELCAGVYDEMEKDSPLGPILAARDAARAQEADAVIAVGGGSVIQAARVVAILLAEKGDPHELCTQYPEGRPAQSVKLLQPKVPIINVCTTATSAMNRAGSGVKDPEADHRLEFFDPKTRPKAVYWDAEALLTAPVSLARSSSLSVYWRSLMNLGALDMNPLVEGDRLQAFRLAARALPRVVDPEDAGPRIEMCAAAFLHNRDQDDGGNIVERHWVMRVVYAFATALFNRYPHIGQGEANAALTPHVLRKLGYRNPREMVRIAEALEAFPAGAAETDAPARAADALARQFADLCMPARLRELQVPEDGLEAIVADSMKNFNADPKREFLQHRDELAETLRACW comes from the coding sequence ATGGGGCGAGCCGCGCCGCCTCGTGTGGCGCACCGCATGGCTTCATGTCGGCCGCATCGCCCCGAGCGGCAAAGTTGGCGCCCGCCGATCGAGGAGAGACGAATGCGTGCCTACGACTTTCGCGCAGCGAACTATCCGGTGCGGCTCTACAGCGGCCAGGATGCGGCCGCCAACATCAAGACCGAGGTGGCGCGCAACCGCGGCCAGCGCGCTTTCATCCTGTGCGGGCGCACGCTGGCGCGCAAGACCGCGCTCATCGAGCGCATGCGTGAGCGCCTGGGCGAGCTATGCGCCGGCGTTTACGACGAAATGGAGAAGGATTCGCCGCTCGGACCGATCCTCGCTGCGCGCGATGCCGCGCGCGCGCAAGAAGCCGATGCGGTGATCGCGGTCGGCGGCGGCAGCGTGATCCAGGCGGCGCGCGTGGTCGCGATCCTGCTGGCCGAGAAAGGCGATCCGCACGAGCTTTGCACCCAGTATCCGGAAGGCCGGCCCGCGCAAAGCGTCAAGCTGCTGCAGCCGAAGGTGCCGATCATCAATGTGTGCACCACGGCGACCTCGGCCATGAACCGGGCCGGCTCGGGCGTGAAGGACCCGGAGGCCGATCACAGGCTCGAGTTCTTCGACCCGAAGACGCGGCCGAAGGCGGTGTACTGGGATGCCGAGGCGTTACTCACCGCGCCGGTGTCGCTCGCGCGCTCGTCCTCGCTGTCGGTCTATTGGCGCTCGCTCATGAATCTCGGCGCCCTGGACATGAATCCGCTGGTCGAGGGCGATCGCCTGCAGGCATTTCGCCTCGCAGCACGGGCCTTGCCGCGCGTCGTCGATCCCGAGGACGCGGGCCCGCGCATCGAGATGTGCGCCGCCGCCTTCCTCCACAACCGCGATCAGGACGACGGCGGCAACATCGTCGAGCGCCACTGGGTGATGCGCGTCGTATATGCGTTCGCCACGGCGCTCTTCAACCGCTATCCGCATATCGGCCAGGGCGAAGCGAACGCTGCCCTCACTCCGCATGTCCTGCGCAAGCTCGGCTATCGCAACCCGCGCGAGATGGTCCGTATCGCCGAAGCGCTCGAAGCCTTCCCCGCCGGCGCGGCCGAGACCGATGCCCCGGCGCGCGCGGCCGATGCGCTTGCCCGCCAGTTTGCCGATCTGTGCATGCCGGCGCGATTGCGCGAGCTGCAGGTGCCCGAGGACGGCCTGGAGGCAATCGTCGCCGACTCGATGAAGAACTTCAACGCCGATCCCAAGCGGGAGTTCCTGCAGCACCGCGACGAGCTGGCGGAAACGCTGCGCGCCTGCTGGTAA